In one Mucilaginibacter ginsenosidivorax genomic region, the following are encoded:
- a CDS encoding glycosyltransferase family 4 protein translates to MKVAFVTRSTLYAVPGGDTVQVVQTARHLTFMGITTEIKLANERINYSNYDLLHFFNLTRPADILYHSRKAEKPFVISTILCNYSEYDQHYRKGLGRLFKYLPADGVEYVKTMVRYLLGRDELASLAYTWKGQRKSILDILSRTAMILPNSRSEYQRVLNNYPGEVKHMVVPNGTDQHLFKYNASVTKDDKLVICVARIEGIKNQLNLIKALNNTPYRLLLIGTHAPNQAAYYRECRKTAADNITFIDQLPQYELVKYYERAKVHVLPSWFETTGLSSIEAALMGCSVVISDKGDVREYFAGDAFYCDPAIRQSILAAVEKASLAPVNECLRDKILQKYTWNQAATQTLKAYQSVL, encoded by the coding sequence ATGAAAGTTGCATTCGTCACCCGGTCAACCCTATATGCCGTGCCTGGCGGCGATACCGTACAGGTGGTACAAACTGCGCGCCATCTTACTTTTATGGGCATTACAACCGAAATAAAGCTGGCAAACGAGCGCATTAATTATAGCAATTACGATTTGCTGCACTTTTTTAACCTCACCCGCCCCGCCGATATTTTATACCACAGCCGCAAGGCCGAAAAACCATTTGTAATATCAACAATACTGTGCAATTACAGTGAATATGATCAGCATTATCGCAAAGGTTTGGGCAGACTTTTCAAATATCTGCCGGCAGATGGTGTAGAATACGTTAAAACCATGGTCCGGTACCTGCTTGGCCGCGACGAGCTGGCCAGCTTAGCCTACACCTGGAAAGGACAACGCAAAAGCATATTGGATATTTTAAGCCGCACAGCTATGATATTGCCCAACTCCAGGTCGGAGTATCAACGGGTATTAAACAATTACCCGGGCGAAGTAAAGCATATGGTAGTACCAAACGGCACCGACCAGCATTTGTTTAAATATAATGCATCGGTTACAAAAGATGATAAACTGGTAATTTGTGTTGCCAGGATAGAAGGTATTAAAAACCAGCTGAACCTGATAAAAGCGCTAAATAACACGCCTTACCGGTTGTTGCTTATTGGCACCCATGCTCCCAACCAGGCCGCTTATTACCGGGAATGTCGTAAAACGGCTGCAGATAACATCACATTTATTGATCAGTTACCGCAATACGAACTGGTAAAATATTATGAGCGGGCCAAGGTACATGTATTGCCAAGTTGGTTTGAAACCACTGGCCTTAGCTCGATAGAAGCTGCCCTGATGGGTTGCAGCGTGGTAATAAGCGACAAAGGCGATGTAAGGGAATATTTTGCCGGCGACGCATTTTATTGCGACCCGGCAATACGGCAAAGCATTTTGGCCGCCGTTGAAAAGGCCAGCCTGGCTCCTGTAAACGAATGTTTACGCGATAAAATTTTACAAAAATACACCTGGAACCAGGCTGCAACTCAAACTTTAAAAGCATATCAATCTGTATTATAA
- a CDS encoding oligosaccharide flippase family protein has product MKKKLVIDLSANTLQLVINQLFGVVIFYVLSVNLDKNSFGQVNLALAVLLSVFNILSFGIDQVIIKKVAHGDDAQTVLSLYAFHVLFTGGLFYGILLLGRAFFIHDNEVYRLILLLGLGKLMIFFSTPLKQVSSGMEQFKSLACMLVVSNVTRGTGLLVLALLHQVSIGTIIWAFIGGDVLELAVSFYLFKRYVRVPVLPAWRKLPYVALLRQSIPQVGVVLITSALARFDWLFIGFMVSAVSLAEYSFAYKIFEISTLPLLAIAPLILPRFTKLFKTGHHRQFDFKLIIRIELVIAAFTALILNMCWNPVVDKLTHGRYGAVNITTIFILSLCLPFMYLNNFLWTIFFAQNRLKMIFQSFLVTFAVNVVGDLVLIPFYKNEGAALAFLLACLVQAVFYLANHKSGLKGSFYTLVICTSCAFFSGLTAKSLFQNTWLATTTAVAFYGLSLLITMQLKRGDKPGITRLLNW; this is encoded by the coding sequence ATGAAAAAAAAACTGGTAATTGATCTTTCGGCAAATACATTGCAGCTTGTCATCAACCAGTTGTTTGGCGTGGTTATTTTTTATGTATTATCTGTAAATTTGGATAAAAACAGCTTTGGCCAGGTTAATCTTGCCTTAGCCGTGCTGCTATCTGTATTCAACATCCTTTCTTTTGGTATCGATCAGGTAATTATTAAAAAAGTAGCACACGGCGATGATGCCCAAACTGTTTTGTCGCTTTATGCTTTCCATGTATTGTTTACAGGCGGCCTGTTTTATGGTATCCTGTTATTAGGCCGGGCGTTTTTTATACACGATAACGAAGTATACCGGCTGATACTGCTCCTGGGCCTGGGCAAGCTCATGATCTTCTTCTCTACGCCTCTAAAACAGGTTTCAAGCGGCATGGAGCAGTTTAAATCACTGGCTTGTATGTTGGTCGTATCTAACGTGACAAGGGGCACCGGTCTGCTTGTTTTGGCTCTTTTGCATCAAGTAAGCATCGGCACAATAATATGGGCATTTATTGGTGGCGATGTACTTGAATTAGCGGTATCCTTTTACCTTTTCAAGCGTTATGTGAGGGTGCCGGTACTTCCGGCTTGGAGAAAGTTACCGTATGTTGCCTTACTGCGCCAATCAATACCACAGGTTGGGGTAGTATTAATTACATCGGCCCTGGCAAGGTTTGATTGGCTGTTTATTGGGTTTATGGTATCGGCAGTTAGTTTGGCCGAGTATAGCTTTGCTTACAAAATATTTGAAATCTCTACCCTCCCATTGTTGGCTATCGCTCCTTTAATTCTTCCCCGTTTTACTAAATTATTTAAAACGGGTCACCATAGGCAGTTCGATTTTAAATTAATCATCAGAATAGAACTTGTCATAGCCGCATTTACTGCTTTGATTTTAAACATGTGCTGGAACCCTGTAGTTGACAAACTAACGCATGGCAGGTATGGCGCGGTTAATATAACCACCATTTTTATCCTCTCGCTTTGTTTGCCCTTTATGTATCTGAATAACTTTTTGTGGACTATTTTTTTTGCGCAAAACAGGTTAAAAATGATCTTTCAATCATTCCTGGTCACTTTTGCTGTAAACGTAGTTGGCGACCTGGTATTAATCCCTTTTTATAAAAACGAAGGAGCGGCACTTGCCTTTTTATTGGCCTGTCTGGTGCAGGCTGTTTTCTATCTCGCCAATCACAAATCGGGACTTAAAGGATCTTTTTATACACTCGTCATATGTACATCATGCGCCTTTTTTAGCGGCCTTACAGCCAAATCCTTGTTCCAAAACACATGGCTGGCCACAACTACCGCGGTAGCGTTTTATGGCTTGTCGCTATTAATTACCATGCAGTTAAAGCGGGGCGACAAACCAGGTATAACCAGGCTGCTAAACTGGTAA
- a CDS encoding glycosyltransferase family 2 protein, translating into MNFSIPQITVLMPAYNAGKYIGDAITSVLEQTFTDFELLIINDGSTDDTVDVVRSFDDPRIVVIYQDNKGIAGALNNGLKYARAPYIARFDADDICYPERLQLQYDFMIANPEYSVIGSAADYIDMEGHFLFTHKPPAFDNNEIQQLKYSVCPFIHSCVFYKKDMVISKGGYNEHAYTFEDHFLWVNILKDQKACNLAQPLIKVRLNPESITIDEKWRPRKFRDIKYATLKSRVISKREGSLLAEIGEKQYSAKIKHGSYYAICGKKLLINNFQPQKARVHVARAISISPLRLDNYLLYIVSYLPERVINWLHKLVSGGAAI; encoded by the coding sequence ATGAATTTTAGCATCCCACAAATAACGGTACTGATGCCTGCCTACAATGCGGGCAAATATATCGGCGATGCTATAACATCGGTACTGGAACAAACTTTTACCGATTTTGAATTACTTATAATAAATGATGGCTCCACAGACGATACCGTTGACGTTGTCCGTTCGTTTGACGACCCACGGATTGTGGTAATTTATCAGGATAACAAAGGTATTGCCGGTGCACTCAATAACGGGTTGAAATATGCCCGCGCCCCTTATATAGCGCGCTTTGACGCCGATGATATTTGTTACCCCGAGCGGCTGCAATTACAATATGATTTTATGATAGCCAATCCGGAGTACAGCGTAATCGGGTCGGCCGCTGATTATATTGATATGGAGGGGCACTTTTTGTTTACCCATAAGCCCCCTGCTTTTGATAACAACGAGATTCAGCAGTTAAAATATTCGGTTTGCCCGTTCATTCACTCCTGTGTTTTTTACAAAAAAGATATGGTGATTAGCAAGGGCGGCTACAATGAGCATGCCTATACTTTTGAAGATCATTTTTTATGGGTTAATATTTTAAAAGATCAAAAGGCCTGTAACCTTGCCCAGCCTTTAATTAAAGTAAGATTAAACCCCGAATCGATCACTATTGACGAAAAATGGAGACCACGTAAATTCAGGGATATTAAATACGCCACGCTTAAAAGCCGCGTAATAAGCAAACGGGAAGGCAGTTTACTGGCAGAAATAGGCGAAAAACAATATTCAGCAAAAATAAAACATGGTTCTTATTATGCCATTTGCGGTAAAAAATTGCTGATTAATAATTTTCAGCCGCAAAAGGCCCGCGTTCACGTGGCCAGGGCTATCAGCATCTCGCCTTTAAGGTTAGATAATTACCTGCTATATATTGTAAGCTACCTTCCGGAACGAGTAATTAACTGGCTGCATAAATTGGTATCAGGAGGTGCCGCAATATGA
- a CDS encoding B12-binding domain-containing radical SAM protein, protein MEQLNNILFTHSYFLRFDPKQWATGQPYAPLGTLYAAANMRMHGYNVSFFDNMFSHSAHDVIPAIAQNKPGFFVIYDDGFNYLTKMCLTNMREAAFKMCKLAKEYGCTVIVSSSDSTDRYKEYLNEGADFVIIGEAEQTLLELTNTIKGGVEGVEQIQGLAYIKNGLPFKTIARPVLKDLDTLPLPAWDLVDITPYRESWLKHAGYFSMNVGTTRGCPFKCNWCAKPIYGNRYNSRSPENVIAELKLLKTMFNMDHIWFCDDIFGLKPGWVKQFAQLVKTEGLQFRYKLQSRADLLLDDEDVAALAASGCENVWIGAESGSQKILDAMDKGTTIEQIATATQLMKKHGIKPSFFIQFGYPGETKDDIALTINMINHLLPYEIGISVSYPLPGTLFYEKVKADLRQKTNWTDSDEMALMFSNTFSAAYYKQLHRYVHQNYHAHLAKNSLVKLLKNPFQPSLKRIRKAASFIYHAPATLIESIKLQKLEKAL, encoded by the coding sequence ATGGAGCAGTTAAATAATATATTGTTCACTCATTCCTACTTTTTACGATTCGATCCCAAGCAATGGGCAACAGGGCAGCCTTATGCGCCGCTGGGTACATTATATGCTGCAGCTAATATGCGGATGCATGGTTATAACGTATCGTTTTTTGATAACATGTTTTCGCACTCTGCACATGATGTTATACCCGCCATAGCTCAAAATAAACCGGGCTTTTTTGTAATTTATGACGATGGGTTTAACTATCTCACCAAAATGTGCCTCACCAATATGCGCGAGGCTGCGTTTAAAATGTGCAAGCTGGCCAAAGAGTATGGCTGCACTGTAATTGTATCCAGTTCCGACTCTACAGACCGGTATAAGGAGTATTTAAACGAAGGTGCTGATTTTGTAATTATCGGCGAAGCCGAGCAAACGTTACTGGAACTTACCAATACCATCAAGGGCGGAGTTGAGGGCGTTGAACAAATACAAGGACTTGCCTATATCAAAAACGGCCTGCCTTTTAAAACTATTGCAAGGCCGGTGCTCAAAGACCTCGATACTTTGCCACTGCCCGCCTGGGATTTGGTGGATATTACCCCTTACCGCGAAAGCTGGCTTAAACATGCAGGATATTTTTCCATGAACGTTGGCACAACCCGTGGCTGCCCTTTTAAATGCAACTGGTGTGCTAAACCCATTTACGGAAACCGTTATAACTCCCGCAGCCCCGAAAACGTGATTGCCGAGCTTAAGCTTTTGAAAACCATGTTCAACATGGACCATATTTGGTTTTGCGACGACATTTTTGGATTAAAACCCGGTTGGGTAAAACAGTTTGCCCAATTGGTAAAAACGGAGGGGCTGCAGTTCAGGTACAAACTCCAGTCGCGGGCGGATTTGTTGCTGGATGATGAAGATGTAGCGGCACTGGCCGCATCCGGCTGCGAAAATGTATGGATAGGCGCCGAGAGTGGTTCACAAAAGATACTGGACGCGATGGATAAAGGCACCACCATTGAACAGATAGCCACAGCCACACAACTGATGAAAAAGCATGGCATTAAACCATCCTTCTTTATCCAGTTTGGTTATCCCGGCGAAACAAAAGATGATATCGCGCTTACCATCAACATGATCAACCACTTGTTGCCTTATGAAATCGGGATATCCGTATCGTACCCTTTACCTGGCACCCTATTTTATGAAAAAGTAAAGGCCGACCTGCGCCAAAAAACAAACTGGACAGACTCTGACGAGATGGCGCTGATGTTTAGCAACACATTTAGCGCAGCATACTATAAACAACTACACCGCTATGTGCATCAAAACTATCATGCCCACCTGGCTAAAAACAGTCTGGTAAAACTCCTGAAAAACCCTTTTCAACCCAGTTTGAAACGTATCAGGAAGGCCGCATCGTTTATTTATCATGCACCGGCAACCCTAATAGAAAGTATTAAGCTTCAAAAACTGGAGAAAGCACTATGA
- a CDS encoding radical SAM protein — MTGQNVLHTFKRYRTLQTHRVTALPIVILMPHSACNCRCVMCDIWKDNKNLKQLTEADITGLLASLKSLGTTQVLMSGGEALLNTNFFTLCRILKDAGISVVLLTTGLSIKNNAGDILKYVSEVIVSIDGDEPLHDAIRNVPNAFKKLKEGVEYIKKLNPAYRITGRTVIHRLNYRNWANIIAEAKKMGLNQVSFLPADVSSHAFNRQQAWAEPKQNEILVSEKELPELCEVISYLFEEFDKEFHNGFIAESKEKIQDIYHYYAAFYGLNEFPFKKCNAPWVSTVVEADGTVRPCFFLEPMGNIRDSSLQVILNSPDAIAFRKSLNTSTHPTCLKCVCSLNLSPLTRLS, encoded by the coding sequence ATGACCGGGCAAAACGTATTACATACTTTTAAGCGCTACCGTACCCTGCAAACGCACAGGGTAACGGCCTTGCCTATTGTAATATTAATGCCCCACAGCGCCTGTAACTGCCGTTGCGTAATGTGCGATATCTGGAAGGATAATAAAAACCTGAAGCAACTGACCGAAGCTGATATTACCGGATTATTAGCATCATTGAAATCATTGGGCACAACCCAGGTGCTGATGTCAGGAGGCGAAGCTTTGTTGAACACTAACTTTTTTACCTTGTGCCGGATTTTAAAGGATGCAGGCATCAGCGTGGTGTTATTGACTACCGGTTTATCTATAAAAAATAATGCCGGCGATATTCTGAAATACGTTAGCGAGGTAATTGTCTCTATTGACGGCGACGAGCCGCTGCATGATGCCATCCGTAACGTACCAAATGCCTTTAAAAAGCTGAAAGAAGGAGTGGAGTACATCAAAAAACTCAACCCTGCTTACCGGATAACCGGGCGAACTGTGATACACCGGTTAAATTACCGCAACTGGGCCAATATTATTGCCGAAGCCAAAAAGATGGGCCTTAACCAGGTAAGTTTTTTACCTGCTGATGTAAGCAGTCATGCATTTAACCGCCAGCAAGCCTGGGCAGAGCCTAAACAAAACGAGATACTGGTATCGGAAAAGGAATTACCGGAGCTTTGCGAAGTGATCAGTTACCTGTTTGAAGAATTTGACAAAGAGTTTCACAACGGTTTTATTGCCGAAAGCAAAGAGAAGATACAGGATATCTACCATTATTATGCGGCTTTTTATGGTTTAAATGAATTTCCGTTTAAAAAATGCAATGCACCATGGGTATCAACCGTAGTCGAAGCCGATGGAACGGTTAGGCCTTGTTTCTTTTTGGAGCCGATGGGCAACATCAGGGATTCATCGCTCCAGGTAATTTTAAATAGCCCCGACGCAATCGCGTTCCGCAAATCATTAAATACGTCAACGCATCCAACCTGTTTAAAATGTGTTTGCTCACTTAACCTGTCGCCATTAACCCGTCTATCTTAA
- a CDS encoding class I SAM-dependent methyltransferase has product MSEISLANNEANASDAFTRQSAVFDEIYSGNTIINYKRARVREHVLQYLKPAGSILELNSGTGEDTLFFAQQGYHVHATDISTGMQHELRQKAMPYKDNVSTEICSFTQLDQLKQRGPYDHIFSNFGGLNCTGELEKVLLAFDSLLKPGGKVTLVIISPFCLWETLLVFKGRFKTAFRRFFSNKGRSAHIEGAYFKCFYYKPSFIINTLQNSFKVLGVEGLCTIVPPSYIEGFAEKHPKAYDFFRNKEDRLKSTWPWKYIGDYFIISLEKK; this is encoded by the coding sequence ATGAGCGAAATCAGCCTTGCAAATAATGAAGCTAACGCATCAGATGCCTTTACCCGGCAGTCTGCAGTATTTGATGAAATTTACTCCGGCAATACCATCATCAATTACAAAAGGGCCAGGGTAAGGGAACATGTACTTCAATATTTAAAGCCGGCAGGCAGCATACTTGAATTGAACAGCGGTACAGGGGAGGATACCCTGTTTTTTGCCCAACAGGGGTATCACGTTCACGCTACAGATATATCAACTGGGATGCAACATGAATTAAGGCAAAAAGCTATGCCTTATAAAGATAATGTAAGCACCGAAATTTGCTCATTTACCCAATTGGATCAGCTAAAACAAAGAGGCCCGTATGACCATATATTTTCCAACTTCGGCGGCTTGAATTGTACCGGCGAGCTGGAAAAGGTTTTGTTAGCATTTGATAGTCTTTTAAAACCCGGCGGTAAGGTAACTTTAGTTATTATATCGCCATTTTGCCTGTGGGAAACATTGCTTGTTTTTAAAGGACGGTTTAAAACGGCATTCAGGCGTTTTTTTAGTAACAAAGGTAGATCGGCCCATATCGAAGGCGCTTACTTTAAGTGTTTTTATTATAAGCCATCATTCATTATCAATACCTTACAAAATTCATTTAAGGTATTAGGCGTTGAGGGTCTGTGTACTATAGTACCGCCATCATACATAGAGGGCTTTGCCGAAAAGCATCCCAAAGCTTATGATTTTTTCAGGAACAAAGAAGACCGGCTAAAAAGCACCTGGCCCTGGAAGTATATCGGCGATTACTTTATCATTTCGCTGGAGAAAAAATAG
- a CDS encoding O-antigen ligase family protein codes for MKQLLLINDSNVNKVSYYHIMLLMASLPFDRFYSHIILISFIVHTLIHLRKDKLRAVFTLKTALLQSVFFVTLIATVYSRYPAQAFNEWVLRLPVLVFPVILLLNNLDIKKYRANLLLAFGLVCTATIIYLYVDALITIKYYHLPFKTIFSPAFTNHNFSEPLDIHATFFSLQLVVALVYLLTLLFKPLPLPVKLIYGVCSLILLCGLIQLSSKSILAVLFIVINLVLPYCLLNGKNRLKFIMGGIAISGLAFIIVLNEPSFKERYLTSLTDDFSAFKPGESSDSRLARWHVVAKLIKQKPLIGYGSGAEQPLLHEEFFKAKMYDSFLANLNSHNQYLSFLVKSGIWGLLVYLVTLGYGFKIAIQKKDVVFISFMLLITIVSLSENVLDADKGVMFYSLFFAFLLFSGGEEKPTEIVRNKSPEYLDEVATNSLAITSY; via the coding sequence ATGAAGCAATTATTGCTGATAAACGATAGTAACGTTAATAAGGTAAGTTACTATCATATCATGTTGCTGATGGCGAGCCTGCCGTTTGACCGGTTTTACAGCCATATTATACTTATTAGTTTTATTGTGCATACGCTTATCCATTTGCGAAAGGATAAGCTAAGGGCTGTTTTTACATTAAAAACCGCATTACTGCAGTCTGTTTTTTTTGTTACGCTTATTGCCACGGTTTACTCCCGGTACCCCGCCCAAGCTTTTAACGAATGGGTGTTGCGTTTACCGGTATTGGTTTTTCCGGTAATTCTGCTGCTTAATAACCTCGATATAAAAAAATACAGGGCTAATCTTTTATTGGCCTTTGGTTTAGTTTGTACGGCAACCATCATCTATCTGTATGTTGATGCCCTCATTACTATTAAATATTATCATTTGCCGTTTAAAACAATTTTTTCGCCGGCATTTACCAATCACAATTTCTCGGAGCCACTTGATATACATGCCACTTTTTTTTCCTTACAGCTGGTTGTAGCATTGGTGTACCTGTTAACATTATTGTTTAAACCGCTGCCATTACCTGTTAAATTAATTTACGGTGTTTGCAGCCTCATTTTGTTATGCGGGCTTATCCAGCTAAGCTCAAAATCAATACTGGCAGTTTTGTTTATAGTTATTAACCTGGTGCTGCCCTATTGCCTGCTCAACGGTAAAAACAGGCTGAAGTTTATAATGGGCGGCATTGCTATATCCGGGTTGGCTTTTATAATAGTTTTAAATGAACCTTCGTTCAAAGAACGCTATCTAACCAGCTTGACAGATGATTTTTCGGCATTCAAACCGGGCGAAAGTTCCGACTCGCGCCTGGCCCGCTGGCACGTGGTAGCCAAACTTATTAAACAGAAGCCTTTAATTGGTTATGGCTCCGGTGCTGAGCAGCCGTTGTTACACGAAGAATTTTTTAAGGCTAAAATGTACGACTCTTTTTTAGCCAATTTGAATTCGCATAACCAATACCTCAGCTTCCTGGTAAAATCGGGCATTTGGGGGCTGCTTGTTTATTTGGTAACACTTGGGTATGGTTTTAAAATAGCCATCCAAAAAAAAGATGTGGTATTTATCAGTTTTATGCTGCTGATTACCATTGTTTCACTTTCAGAAAATGTGTTGGATGCCGATAAAGGTGTTATGTTTTACAGTTTGTTTTTTGCATTCCTGTTGTTTTCTGGCGGTGAAGAGAAGCCCACAGAGATCGTCAGGAATAAAAGCCCCGAATATTTAGATGAAGTGGCAACCAACAGTTTAGCGATTACGTCATACTAA
- a CDS encoding DMT family transporter, translating into MLKKILPGLLFSILWATGSVAVKFGIRSADALILASIRFIATGFIFGPFFGLVRKERFWPLKNEWKSIVIYGFLCTTLTLGSFFAAQRYASAGISMLFIAVAPLLIALFSSIIVKRKLTRFEVIGMLIAFTGLVLASAAALPNASIKPLGIILLLIYIFAYASSSVYFSTLSISLPNVSFNIWQVFVGGIILLPFCPLFGQQHVHHINVNLFLSLFWLIVVLSFIANQLWLYLVGQDAVTAGTWLYLTPVFGYGFGYLLLGEQISVYAIAGTILVVTGLVVSKIKAVQQVSE; encoded by the coding sequence ATGTTAAAAAAAATCCTTCCCGGTTTATTGTTTAGTATTCTTTGGGCAACCGGTTCTGTCGCTGTAAAATTCGGAATTCGCTCGGCAGATGCATTGATATTGGCCAGCATCCGGTTTATTGCCACAGGCTTCATATTCGGACCCTTTTTTGGCCTGGTAAGAAAAGAACGTTTCTGGCCGTTAAAAAATGAATGGAAAAGCATCGTCATTTACGGCTTTTTATGTACTACCTTAACATTGGGCTCATTCTTTGCCGCCCAGCGATACGCATCGGCTGGCATCAGTATGTTGTTTATAGCGGTTGCTCCCTTACTAATCGCCTTATTTTCGTCAATAATTGTTAAACGGAAACTTACCCGGTTTGAAGTTATTGGAATGCTGATAGCATTTACCGGCCTGGTGCTGGCTTCGGCAGCGGCTTTGCCTAATGCCAGCATAAAACCGCTGGGCATTATATTGCTGCTTATTTACATTTTTGCCTATGCATCAAGCAGTGTTTATTTCTCAACCTTAAGTATCAGCTTACCTAATGTATCGTTCAATATCTGGCAGGTATTTGTTGGTGGCATAATTTTGTTGCCGTTTTGCCCGCTATTTGGGCAACAGCATGTACACCACATTAACGTCAACCTGTTTTTATCCCTTTTTTGGCTAATTGTGGTACTCTCATTTATCGCCAACCAATTGTGGCTATACCTTGTTGGGCAGGATGCCGTTACTGCCGGTACTTGGCTTTACCTTACGCCTGTATTTGGATACGGTTTTGGTTACCTTTTACTTGGTGAACAAATATCGGTTTATGCAATTGCCGGAACAATTTTGGTAGTGACCGGGCTTGTGGTATCTAAAATAAAGGCTGTACAGCAGGTTTCAGAGTAA
- a CDS encoding DUF1972 domain-containing protein, with protein sequence MKLRIAILGIRGVPNYYGGFEHISEYVSAGLVKRGHSVTVYNSHNHPYQQDSWNGVEIRHCYDPEYLVGTAGQFIYDMNCLLDARKRNFDVVMLMGYTSSSVWGQLYPKNSTIITNMDGMEWKRTKYAKPVQQFLKYAEKLAVKHSDYYVADSRVIKAYLKDKYNINSKYIPYGADIFTDFEREQYDVNEALKEDYFLLMARMEPENNIEAILEGFNQSNSGKKFKVLGDTGNRFGKFITNKFANDERIQFKGAIFDTPKVRSLQNNSYLYFHGHSVGGTNPSLLEAMASEALIAAHNNPFNKSVLNTDAFYFSNAAEVTHLVENVQRKAPEKNMVMNNLYKIQYQFNWERVIDQYEEFIIESYKHKNYEAIIADKR encoded by the coding sequence ATGAAACTACGCATAGCCATATTAGGGATAAGGGGTGTACCGAATTATTACGGCGGGTTTGAACATATTTCAGAATATGTATCGGCCGGCCTGGTAAAGCGGGGCCACTCGGTAACTGTTTATAATTCGCATAATCACCCTTATCAGCAGGATAGCTGGAACGGTGTGGAAATAAGGCACTGCTACGATCCTGAGTACCTGGTTGGTACCGCCGGCCAGTTTATTTATGATATGAACTGCCTGTTAGACGCCCGCAAACGAAATTTTGACGTGGTAATGCTCATGGGGTATACCAGCAGTTCGGTTTGGGGGCAGCTTTACCCTAAAAACAGTACCATTATTACCAATATGGACGGCATGGAGTGGAAGCGGACTAAGTATGCTAAACCGGTACAGCAATTTTTGAAATATGCCGAAAAGCTGGCAGTTAAACACAGCGACTACTATGTTGCCGATTCAAGGGTGATAAAGGCGTACCTGAAGGATAAGTATAACATCAATAGTAAATATATTCCCTATGGGGCAGATATTTTTACTGATTTTGAGCGCGAGCAATATGACGTGAACGAAGCGCTTAAAGAGGACTATTTTTTGCTGATGGCGCGCATGGAGCCCGAAAATAATATTGAAGCCATCCTGGAGGGTTTCAACCAGAGCAATTCGGGGAAAAAATTTAAAGTTTTGGGCGATACCGGCAATCGTTTTGGCAAGTTCATCACCAATAAATTTGCCAACGATGAGCGCATACAATTTAAAGGTGCCATTTTTGATACACCTAAAGTACGGTCGTTACAAAATAACTCTTACCTCTATTTTCACGGGCATAGCGTTGGCGGCACCAATCCATCGCTGTTGGAGGCCATGGCCAGTGAAGCCCTGATAGCTGCGCATAATAACCCTTTTAATAAATCGGTATTAAATACAGATGCATTTTACTTTTCAAACGCCGCCGAAGTTACCCACCTGGTTGAGAATGTACAGCGTAAGGCGCCTGAAAAAAATATGGTAATGAATAACCTGTATAAAATTCAATACCAGTTTAACTGGGAACGGGTAATTGACCAATACGAGGAGTTTATCATCGAAAGCTATAAACATAAAAACTATGAAGCAATTATTGCTGATAAACGATAG